From a single Litoribrevibacter albus genomic region:
- a CDS encoding penicillin-binding protein activator LpoB — protein sequence MTNAFKKTALSIMTVAALTAVAGCQTTKVSRVDTNTEVALTDRWNATDSRLVSEEMISDMLSFPWAADYERQNPGTRPTVIIQRIRNKSHEHIAVETFSNDLKRAVIRSGRADFVAGGSERDDVRSERRDQEFNARTDTQVAMGEETGARFALSGSINSFVDSLDGDRVTSYQVDLKLIDMLTNREVWNGTKKIQKFQEKSSFGF from the coding sequence ATGACTAACGCATTTAAAAAGACCGCCCTTTCTATTATGACGGTAGCTGCACTGACTGCAGTTGCAGGATGTCAGACGACTAAAGTATCTCGCGTTGATACCAACACGGAAGTGGCGTTGACCGATCGCTGGAATGCGACCGATTCACGCTTGGTATCAGAAGAAATGATCTCTGATATGTTGTCATTCCCTTGGGCGGCGGATTACGAGCGTCAGAACCCGGGTACGCGTCCGACAGTCATTATTCAGCGTATTCGCAATAAGTCTCATGAACACATTGCGGTAGAGACCTTCTCAAACGATTTGAAGCGCGCGGTGATTCGCAGTGGTCGTGCAGACTTCGTTGCTGGTGGTTCGGAGCGTGATGATGTGCGTTCAGAGCGTCGAGATCAGGAGTTTAATGCGCGTACCGATACCCAGGTAGCTATGGGTGAAGAGACTGGTGCACGGTTTGCTCTATCCGGCTCCATTAACTCCTTTGTGGATTCTCTGGATGGCGATCGCGTAACTTCTTATCAAGTGGACTTAAAGTTGATCGACATGCTGACCAATCGCGAAGTGTGGAATGGCACTAAAAAGATCCAGAAATTCCAAGAAAAAAGCAGCTTTGGTTTTTAA
- a CDS encoding LPP20 family lipoprotein — protein MTLIRALGIGLVVALVGCKSSHVITPASSEQRLESQGAPEWVMTPPHDSQYLYGVGSAEVYGDKIRALQQAEDVARGDLIKQLKVNVSQSLTSTTNVNDSVVSRTAEVIVKSRVPETEMSGIERLDSFEDTVARSVYALVRLDRVRAISSLRQDLQTMELDLSQFENRSESGNLMDDIKFFLPALPKIRSYQLNADKLKLLAANDKSASTLNYDPSGLQQRIYDMLGRIRVRLYPENELARSMAIELAEQLTGQGVKVVSHGASELVVSFNLSKIEKQNQGTQFVLLQGNMKVKDDKGQILKAYGVDAKGGAYDQDLARQRAMKKISDKMGGDLVKGLFEYL, from the coding sequence ATGACATTAATTCGAGCGCTAGGGATTGGGTTGGTTGTTGCTCTTGTGGGGTGTAAGTCGTCTCATGTGATTACGCCGGCATCCAGTGAGCAACGATTAGAAAGCCAAGGTGCGCCTGAGTGGGTGATGACACCGCCACACGATTCTCAATATCTTTACGGAGTCGGCAGTGCAGAAGTCTATGGCGACAAAATCAGAGCCTTACAGCAAGCGGAAGACGTGGCTCGTGGTGATCTGATCAAGCAGTTAAAGGTGAATGTTTCCCAAAGTCTGACATCGACGACCAATGTCAATGACTCTGTGGTTTCGAGAACGGCGGAAGTTATTGTTAAGAGTCGTGTGCCTGAGACTGAAATGTCCGGTATCGAGCGCCTGGATTCATTTGAGGATACGGTTGCCCGATCTGTTTATGCATTAGTTCGTTTGGATCGAGTACGCGCTATCTCATCATTGCGTCAGGATTTACAAACGATGGAGCTGGATTTATCTCAGTTTGAAAATCGTAGCGAATCCGGCAATTTGATGGACGACATTAAGTTCTTCTTGCCGGCGTTACCAAAGATTCGTTCGTATCAGTTAAACGCTGATAAATTGAAGTTGTTAGCCGCAAATGATAAATCGGCCAGTACCTTGAATTACGATCCGTCGGGGTTGCAGCAGCGAATTTACGATATGTTGGGACGCATTCGAGTCCGTTTGTACCCAGAGAATGAACTTGCCCGTTCAATGGCCATCGAATTGGCTGAACAGCTAACCGGGCAGGGAGTTAAGGTGGTGTCTCATGGTGCTTCCGAGTTAGTGGTTAGTTTTAATCTGTCGAAGATCGAAAAACAAAACCAGGGAACTCAGTTCGTGTTGTTGCAAGGCAATATGAAAGTGAAGGATGACAAGGGGCAGATCCTTAAGGCGTATGGTGTTGATGCTAAAGGTGGTGCCTATGATCAAGACCTGGCTCGCCAGAGGGCGATGAAGAAGATCTCGGATAAGATGGGTGGTGATCTGGTTAAAGGCTTGTTTGAGTATCTCTAG
- a CDS encoding LPP20 family lipoprotein, with protein MKKLLPLGAALAVTVALTGCETQQPQPVAAAPVYDCVFPDAPNTPAPGWICDEPVEGVEVSAVGSSQHSAAGHSHMKQMAATDARVQLAQRMKVHVQNMVKQYVETTGAGDTETVDRVMTSVTKQITDESLVGSRVYKSRKSPNGTLYVLVGLDDMQAEEAAKEALKTSMKNERALWQQFKAQKGHEELADEIAKYREMNK; from the coding sequence ATGAAGAAACTACTACCACTGGGTGCAGCTCTTGCAGTGACTGTTGCGCTTACTGGCTGTGAAACTCAACAGCCTCAACCTGTTGCAGCAGCGCCGGTTTACGATTGTGTTTTCCCTGACGCACCTAATACACCAGCTCCAGGCTGGATTTGCGATGAGCCTGTAGAAGGTGTTGAAGTTTCAGCAGTAGGCTCCTCTCAGCATTCTGCAGCTGGTCATTCGCACATGAAACAAATGGCTGCAACGGATGCTCGTGTTCAGCTAGCTCAACGCATGAAAGTACATGTTCAGAACATGGTAAAACAGTACGTTGAAACTACTGGCGCTGGCGACACAGAAACTGTAGACCGCGTAATGACCTCTGTAACCAAGCAGATCACTGACGAATCTTTGGTTGGTAGCCGCGTATACAAAAGCCGTAAGAGCCCGAATGGCACGCTTTACGTTCTTGTTGGCCTAGACGATATGCAAGCTGAAGAAGCAGCGAAAGAAGCACTTAAAACGTCTATGAAAAACGAACGTGCTTTATGGCAGCAATTCAAAGCCCAAAAAGGCCATGAAGAGCTAGCTGATGAAATTGCTAAATACCGTGAAATGAACAAGTAA
- the serA gene encoding phosphoglycerate dehydrogenase, protein MSKTSLDKSKIKFLLLEGVHQSALDTLEQAGYTNIEYLKTALPQEELKEKIKDAHFVGIRSRTQLTKEIFDSAEKLIAVGCFCIGTNQVDLSAATEKGVVVFNAPYSNTRSVAELVIAEAIMLLRGIPEKNAVCHRGGWLKSAADSYEIRGKNLGIIGYGSIGAQVSVLAESLGMKVFFYDTITKLPLGNATQVRDLNELLGMSDIVTLHVPETPETKNMFGKAEFDAMKDKSILLNASRGTVVDIDALAAALASKKLLGTAIDVFPVEPRGNDDEFVSPLREFDNAILTPHIGGSTQEAQENIGLEVAEKLVKYSDTGTSISSVNFPEVALPAHPGQHRILHIHQNVPGVLTEINTVFSQNNINISGQYLQTNEKVGYVVIDVEADFSQLALEKLQQVNGTIRIRRLF, encoded by the coding sequence ATGTCCAAGACATCTCTTGATAAAAGCAAGATCAAATTTCTTCTTTTAGAAGGTGTTCACCAATCCGCGCTGGACACTCTGGAACAGGCTGGATACACCAACATTGAATATCTTAAAACGGCACTACCTCAGGAAGAGCTGAAAGAAAAAATCAAAGATGCTCACTTCGTTGGCATTCGCTCCCGTACTCAATTGACCAAAGAAATCTTTGATTCGGCAGAGAAATTAATTGCAGTTGGCTGCTTCTGTATTGGTACTAACCAAGTAGATTTGAGTGCAGCAACAGAGAAAGGCGTTGTAGTTTTCAATGCACCTTACTCAAACACTCGCTCTGTAGCAGAACTAGTGATCGCAGAAGCGATCATGCTACTTCGTGGCATTCCTGAGAAGAATGCCGTTTGCCACCGTGGCGGTTGGTTGAAGAGCGCTGCTGATTCCTATGAAATTCGTGGCAAAAATCTGGGTATCATTGGTTACGGCAGCATCGGTGCACAGGTATCGGTTCTTGCTGAATCGTTAGGCATGAAAGTGTTCTTCTACGACACGATTACAAAACTGCCTTTGGGTAACGCCACTCAGGTTCGTGACTTAAACGAACTACTAGGCATGTCAGATATCGTTACTCTGCACGTTCCTGAAACACCAGAAACCAAAAACATGTTCGGCAAAGCTGAATTCGATGCAATGAAAGACAAGAGCATCCTTTTGAATGCGTCTCGCGGTACTGTTGTTGATATCGATGCATTGGCAGCTGCGCTAGCAAGCAAGAAGCTACTAGGTACAGCCATTGACGTATTCCCGGTTGAACCACGTGGCAACGATGACGAGTTTGTCTCTCCTCTACGTGAATTCGACAACGCCATCCTGACACCACACATCGGTGGTAGCACTCAGGAAGCCCAAGAAAACATTGGTCTTGAAGTAGCAGAGAAACTGGTTAAGTACTCAGACACTGGTACGTCAATTTCTTCTGTAAACTTCCCAGAAGTAGCACTTCCAGCCCACCCAGGCCAACACCGTATTCTTCACATCCACCAGAATGTTCCTGGTGTATTAACTGAAATAAATACAGTGTTCTCTCAGAACAACATCAACATCAGCGGTCAGTACCTGCAAACCAATGAGAAAGTGGGTTATGTAGTAATTGATGTTGAGGCTGATTTCAGCCAATTGGCTTTGGAAAAACTACAACAAGTGAATGGAACCATCAGAATTCGTCGCTTGTTCTAA
- a CDS encoding FAD-binding oxidoreductase encodes MSTVSSEQIIEQLQSIVGADKVRTDQDSLEQFGKDWTKIYEPKPLAIVFPKTTEQVQEIVKLANEQQVAIVPSGGRTGLSAGAVAANGEIVVAMDYMNEIRDFNAVDRTVVCGSGVITEQLQQFAEDNGLFYPVDFASAGSSQIGGNISTNAGGIKVIRYGMTRDWVAGLKVVTGKGDVLELNKDLVKNNTGYDMRQLFIGGEGTLGLITEATMRLARQPLPLTVLVLGVPEFEAIMSVLNTFQSKMDLTAFEFFSEKAMQKVIARGDVPRPFDTEAEYYALLEFENLSDETADVAMTLFEECMEQGWVLDGVMSQSETQAKNLWRLREDISETISEWTPYKNDISVVVSKVPPFLNEIEAIVTEHYPDFEIIWFGHIGDGNLHLNILKPENLPKEDFFAKCKDVSRWVFEIVEKYQGSVSAEHGVGMTKKHALTYTRSEAEIEYMKALKLAFDPNNIMNPGKILDV; translated from the coding sequence ATGAGTACCGTGAGTTCAGAACAAATTATCGAACAATTACAGTCAATTGTGGGCGCTGATAAGGTTAGAACCGATCAGGATTCTTTAGAGCAGTTCGGCAAAGACTGGACAAAAATCTACGAGCCAAAGCCATTGGCGATCGTTTTTCCGAAAACCACCGAACAGGTTCAGGAGATTGTAAAGCTAGCGAATGAACAGCAAGTGGCGATTGTTCCATCCGGTGGTCGCACTGGCTTAAGTGCTGGTGCTGTCGCAGCCAATGGTGAAATTGTGGTTGCAATGGATTACATGAACGAGATTCGTGATTTCAATGCAGTAGACCGTACGGTTGTTTGTGGTTCTGGTGTAATTACCGAGCAATTACAGCAGTTTGCTGAAGATAATGGATTGTTTTATCCGGTAGATTTTGCGTCGGCCGGTTCTAGTCAGATCGGTGGTAACATTTCTACCAATGCCGGAGGGATTAAGGTGATCCGTTACGGCATGACACGTGACTGGGTTGCAGGGCTTAAAGTTGTTACCGGTAAGGGTGATGTTCTAGAGCTCAATAAAGACTTGGTGAAAAACAACACAGGTTACGACATGCGTCAGTTGTTTATCGGTGGTGAAGGCACTCTGGGCTTGATTACCGAAGCAACCATGCGTTTGGCTCGTCAGCCATTGCCTCTTACGGTGCTTGTGTTAGGTGTGCCTGAATTTGAAGCGATCATGAGTGTACTTAATACCTTCCAATCTAAGATGGATCTTACTGCATTTGAGTTCTTCTCTGAGAAAGCGATGCAGAAAGTGATTGCTCGTGGTGATGTACCTCGTCCGTTCGATACCGAAGCAGAATATTACGCGCTGCTTGAATTTGAAAATCTATCCGATGAGACCGCAGATGTTGCCATGACTCTGTTTGAAGAATGTATGGAGCAGGGTTGGGTTCTGGATGGTGTGATGAGTCAGAGTGAAACTCAGGCCAAAAACCTATGGCGTCTGCGTGAAGACATCTCTGAAACCATTTCAGAGTGGACACCGTACAAGAATGACATCTCAGTGGTTGTGTCTAAGGTTCCTCCGTTCCTGAATGAAATTGAAGCGATTGTTACTGAGCATTACCCTGATTTCGAAATTATTTGGTTTGGTCACATCGGCGATGGCAACCTGCACTTAAATATCCTGAAACCAGAAAATCTTCCTAAAGAAGACTTTTTTGCCAAGTGTAAGGATGTAAGTCGTTGGGTGTTTGAGATTGTTGAAAAATACCAGGGCTCTGTGTCTGCTGAGCATGGTGTAGGTATGACCAAGAAACATGCACTGACTTATACTCGCAGTGAAGCTGAGATTGAGTATATGAAGGCGCTTAAACTGGCGTTCGATCCAAACAATATTATGAATCCTGGGAAAATCTTGGATGTCTAA
- a CDS encoding fumarylacetoacetate hydrolase family protein, producing the protein MSKTQRVAYKHQWQGGEEIPLPVGKVVCVGRNYAEHAKELNNPIPTEPLLFMKPATSLVDFSQPVKVPQGFGEVHYETEIAILIGEPIIAQDGELPSLADCEKAILGVAGALDLTLRDLQSQLKEKGQPWEKAKAFDGSCPIGGFVKPSELSDLSDLDVSLDIDGNRVQSGNSSDMLTPILQLLRYTSQFFSLMPGDVVLTGTPKGVGQILPGQTLSLSLDQTFTFQSVTV; encoded by the coding sequence ATGTCTAAGACTCAACGTGTTGCTTACAAACATCAGTGGCAGGGAGGGGAGGAAATTCCTCTTCCTGTGGGTAAGGTCGTGTGTGTGGGACGCAACTACGCGGAACATGCCAAAGAACTGAATAACCCGATTCCTACTGAACCATTATTGTTTATGAAACCAGCCACGTCTTTGGTGGATTTTTCTCAGCCTGTCAAAGTGCCTCAAGGGTTTGGTGAGGTTCATTACGAAACTGAGATAGCCATCTTGATTGGTGAGCCCATTATTGCGCAGGACGGTGAGTTACCGTCATTGGCTGATTGTGAAAAAGCCATTCTTGGCGTGGCGGGTGCGCTGGATCTGACCTTGAGAGACTTGCAGTCTCAATTAAAAGAAAAAGGTCAGCCTTGGGAAAAAGCCAAAGCGTTTGATGGTTCATGCCCAATTGGTGGATTTGTGAAGCCTTCAGAGTTAAGTGATCTGTCTGACCTGGATGTGTCACTGGATATTGATGGCAATAGAGTACAATCTGGCAACTCCAGCGATATGCTGACCCCTATTTTGCAGTTATTGCGTTATACCTCTCAATTCTTCAGCTTAATGCCGGGGGATGTTGTTCTGACCGGAACTCCAAAAGGGGTTGGGCAAATTCTTCCAGGACAAACGCTGTCCTTGTCCCTAGATCAAACTTTTACATTTCAATCTGTTACGGTTTGA
- a CDS encoding GspE/PulE family protein produces the protein MLAESDSWCNPPDGYGKDMTLEQPTVSYFRCDQKGGSATLLRYDVKDGTLTLFENGCKRTDLLSEYRAIVFSDPLLDVDADIEQDAQCYEFVFSDKEVFVSRAVAIVETPALLHVFRVHDNNVYRVLIPRAHLLQYHVKTSLKVESESKLQSVDLKITSRAQLGEMLRTGLLPTRKSILEQLRFNDHLSEDEFRSLTMELQDKKKDSDVIQHLLATGIYREGDIQLARAQCLGLPYVEVDMIEPDQKAIALFDEVTARNLNIFPIMFHKDRVVVAMTNPADYGVMTQLRFLVGKDIEPVVTNQRALRHAIDNLYSPLSSDEIFIQAEASSNNGDEKLYDQAEEVTSESDGSDRPTVRLVANILSDAINKKASDIHIRPQEKHVDLIFRVNGSLIPIKRFSRSMLSSLVSRIKIIGRMNVAEHRLPQDGRTHLKHSGKAVDLRISILPSVYGESVVMRILDTSAGLKGIDEIGFSETDREKFTHLINRSSGMILVTGPTGSGKSTTLYAALNEIVKRNVNVITVEDPVEYHMPDVLQVQVKSKIDMTFARVLRQMLRHDPDVIMVGEIRDKETATIASESALTGHVVLSTLHTNSASLSISRLLEMGIEPYMINSSLIAVIAQRLVRLNCPHCSHEYQPDAGMCELVGVSADEVFHKGEGCVDCMQTGVMGRRAVYELLQVGPEMRRLIVSNPNPVQLEELARKEGMTPLTECALKLAREGVISLDEAYRVRLE, from the coding sequence ATGCTCGCTGAATCTGATTCTTGGTGTAATCCGCCTGATGGCTACGGTAAAGACATGACCTTGGAGCAACCTACGGTCTCGTACTTTCGCTGTGATCAAAAAGGGGGCTCTGCAACCTTACTTCGTTACGATGTAAAAGATGGAACCTTGACCTTATTTGAGAATGGTTGCAAGCGAACCGATCTGTTGTCTGAGTATCGAGCCATCGTTTTTTCTGATCCCTTATTGGATGTTGATGCTGATATTGAGCAGGATGCCCAGTGCTACGAATTTGTTTTCAGTGATAAAGAGGTGTTTGTCAGTCGAGCTGTAGCTATTGTGGAAACGCCTGCTTTGTTGCACGTATTTCGAGTGCACGATAACAATGTGTATCGGGTGTTGATACCGAGGGCGCATCTTCTGCAATATCATGTGAAAACATCTCTGAAAGTGGAATCCGAGAGCAAGTTGCAGAGCGTTGATTTGAAGATCACTTCTCGGGCGCAGTTAGGGGAGATGTTACGCACCGGTTTGTTACCTACCCGGAAGTCGATTCTGGAGCAATTAAGGTTTAATGATCACCTTTCTGAAGACGAATTCAGAAGCCTTACAATGGAGTTACAGGATAAGAAGAAAGATTCTGATGTAATTCAGCATCTATTGGCAACGGGAATATATCGGGAGGGTGATATTCAGCTCGCCCGTGCTCAATGTCTGGGGTTGCCATATGTTGAGGTCGATATGATCGAGCCGGATCAAAAGGCCATTGCGCTCTTTGATGAAGTTACAGCGAGAAATTTGAATATCTTCCCCATTATGTTTCATAAGGATCGTGTCGTCGTTGCGATGACGAATCCTGCTGACTATGGCGTAATGACACAACTACGCTTTTTGGTGGGTAAAGACATTGAACCGGTAGTCACTAATCAGCGGGCACTGAGACACGCAATTGATAATCTCTATAGCCCTCTCTCCTCCGACGAAATTTTTATTCAGGCGGAGGCGTCATCGAATAATGGGGATGAAAAGCTCTACGATCAGGCTGAAGAGGTAACCAGTGAATCTGACGGTTCTGATCGACCTACCGTTCGTTTGGTGGCTAACATTCTCTCGGATGCAATTAATAAGAAAGCATCAGATATTCATATTCGACCTCAAGAAAAACACGTTGATCTGATCTTTCGGGTTAATGGTTCGTTAATTCCAATAAAAAGATTCTCTAGGTCGATGCTGTCTTCTTTGGTTAGTCGAATCAAGATTATTGGCCGAATGAACGTTGCAGAGCACCGTTTACCGCAAGATGGTCGTACGCATTTGAAACATTCCGGAAAGGCCGTGGATTTGAGGATTTCAATCTTGCCCAGTGTCTACGGCGAAAGCGTGGTTATGCGTATTCTTGATACGTCAGCGGGCTTGAAAGGTATTGATGAAATTGGCTTTTCCGAGACGGATAGAGAGAAGTTTACACACTTAATCAATCGCTCTTCAGGGATGATTTTAGTTACCGGGCCAACGGGGTCGGGGAAAAGTACCACGCTCTATGCTGCGCTGAATGAGATTGTGAAACGGAATGTGAATGTCATTACCGTAGAAGATCCTGTGGAATATCACATGCCTGATGTGCTTCAGGTTCAAGTGAAGTCAAAGATTGATATGACCTTTGCAAGAGTGCTTAGACAGATGCTTCGGCATGACCCTGATGTCATTATGGTGGGTGAGATTCGGGATAAAGAAACGGCGACGATCGCTTCAGAAAGTGCGTTAACCGGGCATGTGGTGCTTTCTACTCTGCATACAAACAGCGCGAGTTTATCCATTAGTCGCCTTCTGGAAATGGGCATTGAGCCCTATATGATCAATTCCAGTTTAATTGCGGTGATCGCTCAGAGGTTGGTTCGTTTGAACTGTCCGCATTGCTCTCACGAATACCAACCGGATGCCGGTATGTGTGAGTTGGTGGGAGTATCGGCTGATGAGGTGTTTCATAAAGGCGAGGGCTGCGTGGATTGCATGCAAACTGGTGTTATGGGGCGTCGGGCAGTATATGAATTACTTCAGGTTGGGCCGGAGATGCGCCGACTGATCGTGTCCAATCCGAATCCTGTTCAGCTGGAAGAATTAGCTAGAAAAGAAGGAATGACGCCTCTTACTGAGTGTGCGTTGAAACTGGCCCGAGAAGGTGTGATTTCGTTGGATGAGGCGTATCGTGTTCGCTTGGAGTAG
- a CDS encoding SDR family NAD(P)-dependent oxidoreductase, whose product MSKTCLITGAARGIGRALAVEMAKHGYLLALTGRNQEQLAEVREEIVSVNPSAHVEIYVLDVTDYPSVFDVISVADQSLGGLDIVIANAGISVSKPVGVGGFEAHKSVIETNVLGLMATAEAILPFFKERNAGQFVAISSVAAFRGLPNHSSYCASKVAVKSYMESLSMELIGSKVLTTTLFPGYIDTDINKHMASRPFLISAEQGAKEMLSLIQKGVKVSTVPKKPWSVVSQLMKAVPESVLAKLS is encoded by the coding sequence ATGTCAAAGACGTGTTTGATTACTGGTGCCGCAAGGGGGATTGGTCGGGCGTTGGCTGTTGAGATGGCTAAACACGGATATTTGTTGGCTTTAACCGGGCGTAATCAAGAGCAACTTGCAGAAGTTCGGGAAGAGATTGTAAGTGTGAATCCCAGTGCGCACGTTGAAATCTATGTTTTAGATGTGACTGATTACCCAAGTGTATTTGATGTTATTAGTGTCGCTGATCAGTCGTTAGGTGGTCTTGACATAGTCATTGCTAATGCAGGTATCAGTGTGAGTAAACCTGTAGGTGTGGGTGGCTTTGAAGCTCATAAATCTGTAATTGAAACTAATGTTTTAGGTCTTATGGCTACAGCAGAGGCCATCCTTCCCTTTTTTAAAGAACGAAACGCAGGGCAGTTTGTTGCTATTTCATCTGTGGCTGCATTTCGGGGGTTGCCAAATCATTCCTCGTATTGTGCATCGAAAGTGGCAGTAAAGAGCTATATGGAATCTCTCTCAATGGAGTTAATAGGGTCTAAGGTTCTAACGACCACCTTGTTTCCTGGGTATATTGATACTGACATTAATAAGCATATGGCGAGTCGTCCATTTCTGATCTCTGCAGAGCAAGGTGCAAAAGAAATGTTGAGCTTAATTCAGAAGGGAGTAAAGGTATCTACTGTCCCTAAAAAGCCCTGGAGTGTAGTTAGTCAGTTGATGAAAGCGGTCCCTGAATCTGTGTTGGCGAAATTAAGTTAG
- a CDS encoding porin — MAQFTRLAAAIAAASLAGAVHAGDVEVTIGGEVDFAFEYHDNDTTNSSSSVYLDTAEISIEATDGTTTAGLTAEYQGDKNDVTGADKKDTLGIDNAFLEHKLNDNYSLFAEYDDTVIGLQGESMMWNDSFHKNAIYDYTDTMAGVKIKGGPISSTIYVAQGRSGDDDLQEFGTSVDYSADMFTAHFGYVSDAVDSVGSPVGAFSFGGTANVNNIVLIAEYVMLSDEVNDEDPTFLQLEANYEMNGYTLGAAYFTSDEAEAFGEPEDRIALSVAKDISDMLWVQAEVDFDSAYNDNDDNSLWLVAGASF, encoded by the coding sequence ATGGCACAATTTACACGTCTTGCAGCAGCAATCGCAGCAGCTTCTCTTGCAGGTGCGGTTCACGCAGGTGATGTTGAAGTAACTATCGGCGGTGAAGTAGACTTCGCTTTTGAATACCACGATAACGATACCACCAACAGCAGCTCTTCTGTATACTTGGACACAGCTGAGATTTCTATTGAAGCTACAGATGGTACAACAACTGCTGGCCTAACAGCTGAATACCAAGGCGACAAAAATGACGTCACTGGCGCTGACAAAAAAGATACTCTAGGTATCGATAACGCCTTCCTAGAACACAAACTAAACGACAATTACTCTCTATTCGCTGAATACGACGACACTGTAATCGGTCTACAAGGCGAATCAATGATGTGGAACGACTCTTTCCACAAAAACGCAATTTATGATTACACCGACACCATGGCTGGTGTAAAAATCAAAGGCGGTCCTATCTCTTCTACCATTTACGTAGCTCAAGGCCGCTCTGGTGACGACGATCTACAAGAGTTCGGTACGTCTGTTGACTACTCTGCAGACATGTTCACTGCACACTTCGGTTATGTAAGTGACGCAGTCGATAGCGTTGGCAGCCCTGTAGGCGCATTCTCTTTCGGCGGTACTGCAAACGTTAACAACATTGTTTTGATCGCAGAATACGTAATGCTTTCTGATGAAGTGAACGACGAAGACCCTACTTTCCTTCAGCTAGAAGCTAACTACGAGATGAATGGTTACACCTTAGGTGCAGCTTACTTCACTTCTGACGAAGCTGAAGCATTTGGAGAGCCAGAAGATCGTATCGCTCTTTCTGTAGCTAAAGACATCTCTGACATGCTTTGGGTTCAAGCAGAAGTTGATTTCGACAGCGCTTATAATGACAACGATGACAACTCTCTATGGCTAGTTGCTGGCGCTTCTTTCTAA
- the alr gene encoding alanine racemase, with amino-acid sequence MSSRVSATINLAAISHNLNIIRSLAPESSVLAMVKADAYGHGANEVARVIESQVGGFGVATLDEAASLRSVGIVAPIVLLEGFNFAHELAVAKEHKLDLVIHNLVQLRELIEEGVEGISRVWVKLDTGMHRLGFSPSEWLEARPLISQIEQYIDIVVMTHLACADEIEHVQNRNQLSVFEQIVDGEPFAQSIANSAAILSRPDLHRNWVRPGIMLYGVSPFGSEQLIDDLCPVMTLKASVIALKSVSAGDWIGYGATYQCQSDRLIATVSLGYGDGYPRSAATGTPCYINGVMTELVGRVSMDMLTIDVTDVPGVKLGDQVELWGEHVPVEQVAACCDTIGYVLLTGLTNRVTFHYVR; translated from the coding sequence ATGTCTTCTCGTGTATCTGCGACGATAAATTTAGCCGCAATTTCTCATAACTTAAACATTATTCGTAGTTTGGCTCCAGAAAGCTCGGTGCTTGCGATGGTCAAGGCAGATGCCTATGGGCATGGGGCGAATGAGGTGGCTCGAGTTATAGAGTCGCAGGTGGGCGGATTTGGTGTGGCCACCTTGGATGAGGCTGCTTCGTTACGCAGTGTCGGGATTGTAGCTCCAATTGTATTGCTAGAGGGCTTTAATTTCGCTCATGAATTAGCGGTTGCGAAGGAGCATAAGCTAGACCTTGTTATCCACAATTTGGTACAGCTGCGTGAGCTTATTGAAGAGGGTGTGGAAGGTATTTCGAGGGTATGGGTAAAACTTGATACCGGAATGCATCGATTAGGCTTTTCACCGTCTGAGTGGTTAGAAGCGAGACCTTTGATTTCCCAAATAGAACAGTATATCGATATCGTTGTTATGACTCACTTGGCCTGTGCTGATGAAATTGAGCATGTACAAAACAGAAACCAATTAAGTGTATTTGAGCAGATTGTGGATGGTGAACCTTTTGCTCAGTCCATTGCTAATTCTGCTGCGATTCTATCTAGGCCTGATTTGCATCGTAATTGGGTGCGCCCGGGTATCATGCTTTATGGTGTATCTCCATTTGGTAGCGAACAGTTGATTGATGACTTATGCCCTGTGATGACGCTTAAAGCGTCTGTTATTGCATTAAAGAGCGTCAGTGCCGGAGATTGGATCGGTTATGGCGCGACCTATCAATGTCAAAGTGATCGTCTGATTGCAACTGTCTCTTTGGGATACGGTGATGGGTATCCTCGTTCGGCTGCCACAGGGACACCGTGCTATATAAATGGTGTTATGACTGAGTTGGTTGGGCGTGTATCTATGGACATGTTGACCATTGATGTGACTGATGTGCCAGGGGTTAAGTTGGGCGATCAGGTTGAGTTATGGGGCGAGCATGTGCCTGTTGAACAGGTCGCTGCTTGTTGCGATACCATCGGTTATGTACTGCTTACCGGATTAACGAATCGAGTTACTTTTCATTATGTGCGTTGA